The genomic stretch GGGGATGCCGGCGTCGGTCAGGGTCTTGGCCAGCTTGCGGGCGTGGTGCTTGGTGCGCATGAACAGGATGCGGCGGCCGGCACCGGAGGCCAGCTCGGTGATGACCTGCTTCTTCACGGTCTGGTCGTTGACCACCAGGACGTGGTGCTCCATGGTGGATACCGCGGCCTTGGGCTCGTCCACCGAGTGGGTGAGCTGGTTGGAGAGGTAGCGCTGGACGATCTTGTCCACGCCGTTGTCCAGGGTTGCGGAGAACAGCATGCGCTGCCCCTGCGTGGGTGTGGTGTCCAGCAGGCGCTTGACCACGGGCAGGAAGCCGAGGTCAGCCATGTGGTCGGCCTCGTCCAGGACGGTGATCTCAACGCTTTCCAGCGACACAATGCGCTGCTTCATGAGGTCTTCGAGGCGGCCGGGGCAGGCGATGACAATGTCGACGCCGGCGCGCAGCGCCTTTTCCTGGCGGGCCTGTGAGACACCGCCGTAGATGACGGTGGTGTTCAGGCCCATGGCCTTGGCGAGGGGCTCAATTGTGTTGTTCAGCTGGGTCGCCAGCTCGCGCGTCGGGGCAAGAACCAGTCCCATGGGGCGGCCGGGCTTGCGGAAGTACGGTGCTTCGCGCTCGGCCAGGCGGGCCACGAGCGGGATGGCGAAGGCAATGGTCTTGCCCGAGCCGGTGCGGCCGCGGCCCAGCACGTCGCGGCCTGCCAATGTGTCCGGCAGGGTCTTGACCTGGATGGGGAATGCTTCCTCAATGCCGTTTCCGGCGAGCGAAGCAACAATTTCCTTGGGCGCACCAAGGGCAGCAAAAGTCGTCATGTAAAGAGAAAATCTTTCGTAAGGCGGTTCAACGTCCCACGGGCAGTTTTGACCGCGGGTTCGCCGATTCAATGCCAGAGCCAGTCAACCGCGAGCGCCAAAGGGCAATTTCAGTGCGGGACAAGATGCATGCGTTCATCGACGCAGAATGCGCAGGATGCACATTAAGTAAGGCAATTCTAACAGCCTTACGACGCCGGACCCCTCCTTGGTGCCGCATCTCACCATCCGCTCCGGGTCGCCGGGGCGGATGGCACAGCCGGGGCGGGCAGGAAAAGTGCCGACAGCTGGGCAAAACCCGGCCGACAGGTCGGGGCAGGGCACGGCGACGGTGGGCAACGCACGGCCGGCGTGATTCACTCTTCGAGCCAGCAGGCTATGCGTGCAGCTCGTGCTTCGATGTTGAAACAGCAGCACCTGCGATCGCCCAACTTCAAACAGCGGCTCTTGCGGCAATCCCAGCGGCAAACCAGCGATTTCATCGCGATTTTCATCGCAGGTGCTGCAGTTTCAACTGCGGCAGTCGCATGTACTGCGGTTTCAACCGTGGAAATCGCAAGAGCTGCTGTTTCAACGCACCTGTCCACCCCGAAATCGTGTCATCTGCCGACTCAGCGGGAGCAAGCCCAATCGGCGCTTCCCGGGGCCCGTCCGAACCCCGGTACCCTTAATGGTGATGAGTGAAACCCCAGCTTCCGCACCCGAATCCGCAGAATCCGCTGCAACCACCGCGCCGGCGGCAACGGACACCGCCACCGCAGGCAACACCGCCGAGGAGCGCGCACCGCGCACGGAGGACGGCACCGCCCGCCCCATCACCCCGGGGACGCAGGCCGCCGAAGGGACCTACCGCCGCCAGACGGTCTCATTCGTGCGACGCGGCACCCGCCTGCAGGGCAAGCGGCAGAAGGCCTGGGACGAGCACTCCGCACACCTGGCCGTTGACGTGCCGCGCCACATTGCAGACACCTCCGTGCACCCCGAATACGTCTTTGATGCCGCGGCGGAGTTCGGCCGCACGGCGCCGGTCGTCGTCGAGATTGGTTCCGGCCTGGGCGACGCCGTCATCCACGCCGCCATGGAAAACCCGGACAAGGATTTCCTCGCCGTGGAGGTCTACACGCCAGGCCTGGCCCAGACCATCCAGAAGATCGTCGCCAACAACATCACCAACGTCCGGGTGGTGCAGGCAAACGCCCCCGAGGTCCTGAGCAGCATGCTCCCGGCCGGATCCGTCAGCGAGGTGTGGGTGTTCTTCCCGGACCCGTGGCACAAAACCAAGCACAACAAGCGCCGCATGGTGAAGGACGCGTTCGCCCCGCTCGTGGCCCGCGTCCTGGAGCCCGGCGGCACCTGGCGCCTGGCCACCGACTGGTCCGCCTACGCGGAGCAGATGCTGGAGGTGGGCAACGCTTCGGAGGACTTCACCAACATTTACGACGGCGAACGCACCGGTGCCGAGAGCCCCCTCACCGAGGCGCGGCTCAGCGGAGTTGACTGCGAACAGAGCGATGAAGCGGACGAGGCAGGAGGCTGGGCCCCGCGCTTTGACGGGCGCGTCCTGACCAGCTTTGAGGGCAAGGCCCACAAGGCCGGCCGGGTCATCTTCGACCTCGCCTTCCGCAAAAACTAGCCAGCGGCGGAGCCGGGGCGGGCAGTGGCGGCCCCTCCGCCCCGGCGGACGGCAGTTCAACCTGCGTCAGCAGGTGCCTTGGCCCCCGGGAATACGTGTAGGCCCCCAAATTCGAGATTTGGGGGCCTACACGTATTTCCGGCGCCATTCTGCACCGCCTGGGGCCGCCCCACCAGGCCAGCTGCCACCGGCGCAGCTCGAAGCAAATTCAGCGTAACAATCAATTTTTCGCGCGTAACATTCGATGAGACCATTGACACATTCCTCCTCGCCTGCGCAAAAGTCGCATATTTTAGGCAAGAATTAGATCACCCTTATGTTGACTATTTGACCGGTCGTAGAAAACGCCTGCGATGCACCATATGGTGGTGCCATGACTGCCGAAACTTATGTCGCTGGGGTCGATGGCCCGGCGTCGGACGCGATGTTGAAATTGGGGCGTTTCTTCACCAAATGGGATGAAACCGACGATGGCCGGGCGGTGTTCCGAGAGGGCGGACGTGCCGGGGACATCTTCTACCGCGACCGGTGGAGCCACGACAAGGTGGTGCGCTCAACCCACGGCGTGAACTGCACGGGCTCCTGTTCCTGGAAGGTGTACGTCAAGGACGGCATCATCACCTGGGAATCCCAGCAGACCGACTACCCGTCCGTGGGCCCGGACAGTCCCGAGTATGAACCCCGCGGCTGCCCCCGCGGCGCCGCGTTCTCGTGGTACACCTACTCCCCCACCCGCGTCCGCTTCCCCTACGCCCGCGGCGTCCTCGTGGAGATGTACCGCGAGGCCAAGGAACGCCTCAAGGACCCCGTCCT from Arthrobacter stackebrandtii encodes the following:
- the trmB gene encoding tRNA (guanosine(46)-N7)-methyltransferase TrmB → MSETPASAPESAESAATTAPAATDTATAGNTAEERAPRTEDGTARPITPGTQAAEGTYRRQTVSFVRRGTRLQGKRQKAWDEHSAHLAVDVPRHIADTSVHPEYVFDAAAEFGRTAPVVVEIGSGLGDAVIHAAMENPDKDFLAVEVYTPGLAQTIQKIVANNITNVRVVQANAPEVLSSMLPAGSVSEVWVFFPDPWHKTKHNKRRMVKDAFAPLVARVLEPGGTWRLATDWSAYAEQMLEVGNASEDFTNIYDGERTGAESPLTEARLSGVDCEQSDEADEAGGWAPRFDGRVLTSFEGKAHKAGRVIFDLAFRKN